Proteins co-encoded in one Patescibacteria group bacterium genomic window:
- a CDS encoding response regulator — translation MKNILISNKTKNQGSSAKQKVLIIEDDPFLVDIYTTKLKDLGFSIDVANDGKDGLRKLKEGNFDLLMLDIVLPHIDGWQVLKQINESEEFKNLKVIVLSNLGQKEEVEKGLKLGAIKYLIKAHYTPQEVIEEIKKVLK, via the coding sequence ATGAAAAATATTTTAATTTCGAACAAAACGAAAAATCAAGGTTCTTCTGCGAAGCAGAAGGTTCTTATTATAGAAGATGATCCGTTTCTTGTTGATATTTATACAACCAAATTAAAAGACCTTGGTTTTTCAATTGATGTTGCTAATGACGGAAAAGATGGTTTGAGAAAATTAAAAGAAGGAAATTTTGACTTATTAATGCTTGATATAGTTTTGCCTCATATTGATGGATGGCAAGTTTTAAAGCAGATTAATGAGAGTGAAGAGTTTAAAAACTTGAAAGTTATTGTTCTTTCTAATCTTGGGCAAAAAGAAGAAGTTGAAAAGGGTTTAAAATTAGGTGCTATTAAATATCTTATTAAAGCGCACTACACCCCCCAAGAAGTCATAGAGGAAATTAAAAAGGTATTGAAATAA
- a CDS encoding type II secretion system GspH family protein — MEKRKGFTLIELLVVIAMIAVLASTVFVVLGPARKKSRDAKRRADFKQISTAMEVCYNETSCGAGDNQYPVPGAGANTLSAIGNIIIAVPRDPVDTSPYQYTWTAGETYYYCLYTKAESLTDTWFCSSDKGVFSKESAGYTPSNTDCCGIDITQ, encoded by the coding sequence GTGGAGAAGAGAAAAGGATTCACTTTAATAGAACTTTTAGTTGTAATTGCAATGATCGCTGTTTTAGCAAGCACTGTTTTTGTTGTTTTGGGTCCTGCTAGGAAAAAATCAAGAGATGCTAAGAGAAGAGCAGATTTTAAACAGATTAGCACTGCTATGGAAGTATGCTATAATGAAACTAGTTGTGGTGCTGGAGATAATCAGTATCCTGTTCCTGGCGCAGGAGCAAATACTTTAAGCGCAATTGGCAATATTATAATTGCAGTTCCCCGTGATCCAGTGGACACATCTCCATACCAATATACCTGGACTGCTGGAGAAACTTATTATTATTGTCTTTATACAAAAGCAGAATCATTAACTGATACTTGGTTTTGCTCCTCAGATAAAGGAGTTTTTTCAAAAGAATCAGCAGGTTATACGCCTTCAAATACTGATTGCTGTGGCATTGATATTACTCAATAA
- the pilO gene encoding type 4a pilus biogenesis protein PilO, producing the protein MRKYFSFLMIFFAVIIISLLFLVFQNYQSFSVYQKEITIKEQDLRSQEEYFQKLQEIAEKLEKNKDLLAKIETGLPLSPEVPELLAFVQKSASQSGLALGSISLGSSVVDEKIKKTKVNFIVTGDYDGFKKFLSFIENSSRLIDIDTIHFSYPEKIDEFRFNIKITAYSY; encoded by the coding sequence ATGAGAAAATATTTTTCCTTTTTAATGATTTTTTTTGCAGTGATAATAATATCGCTATTGTTTCTTGTTTTTCAAAATTACCAATCTTTTAGTGTATATCAAAAAGAAATTACAATAAAAGAACAAGACTTAAGATCGCAGGAAGAATATTTTCAAAAACTTCAAGAAATTGCTGAAAAGCTGGAAAAAAACAAGGATTTGCTGGCAAAAATAGAAACTGGACTGCCCTTAAGTCCTGAGGTGCCGGAACTTTTAGCTTTTGTCCAAAAATCAGCTTCCCAGTCAGGTCTTGCCCTGGGTAGCATAAGTTTAGGCTCTTCAGTTGTGGATGAGAAAATTAAAAAAACAAAAGTAAATTTCATTGTGACAGGAGATTATGATGGTTTTAAGAAATTCCTTTCTTTTATTGAAAACTCATCAAGACTTATTGATATTGATACGATTCATTTTTCTTATCCTGAAAAAATTGATGAATTTAGATTTAATATTAAAATCACAGCTTATTCGTATTGA
- a CDS encoding GspE/PulE family protein: protein MSLLKELVKKGVLDKQKAEALEKEIKTSLKKEELVLLEKQIVSEDFLFQLKSEYLEVPLKTIDPKSVPLEVLELIPQETANNYKMVSLSRKNNVLDIGMVYPEDLDAQEALKFLARRGKFDYKVFLINFSTFAELLKQHQSLRKEVGKALEELEEEMKTKKAVGKSEIERLVEEAPIAKVVAVILRYAVEGKASDIHIEPTKDKLRIRFRLLGLLHSSIFLPKRVHQAVVARIKVLSNLKIDESRMPQDGSFSARVEGQSIDFRVATFPTTLGEKVAIRVLNPLIGLKKFEQLGLSERDRKTVEKMVQRPYGLILATGPTGSGKTTTLYTILQLLNKEGVNIVTLEDPVEYFIEGVNQSQIRPDIGYNFAKGLRHMLRQDPDIIMVGEVRDSETASLATHAALTGHIVLSTLHTSTALGVIPRLIDLGVQPFLIPSTLSLIIAQRLVRKLCDDCKKKIKPKKQIELLILKEIELFPKEIKKDINTRDIFVWESKACKNCNDQGFSGRIGLFEVLKMTDELGELVLKGFFEKQLKEEAEKQIMTTIRQDGILKVLQGITTIEEVLRVTQEE from the coding sequence ATGTCTCTTTTAAAAGAATTAGTAAAAAAAGGAGTTTTAGACAAGCAAAAAGCAGAAGCTCTAGAAAAAGAAATTAAAACTTCTTTAAAAAAAGAAGAGCTTGTTCTTTTAGAGAAACAGATAGTTTCTGAAGATTTTCTATTTCAATTAAAATCAGAATATCTGGAAGTCCCTCTAAAAACTATTGATCCTAAATCAGTTCCTTTAGAGGTTTTAGAGCTTATTCCCCAGGAAACTGCAAACAATTACAAAATGGTTTCTTTGAGCAGAAAAAACAATGTTTTGGATATTGGTATGGTTTATCCTGAAGATTTAGATGCTCAAGAAGCTCTGAAATTTTTAGCAAGAAGAGGAAAATTTGATTACAAGGTTTTTTTAATCAATTTTTCTACTTTTGCCGAACTTTTAAAACAGCATCAAAGTTTAAGAAAAGAGGTTGGTAAAGCTTTAGAAGAGTTAGAAGAAGAGATGAAAACAAAAAAAGCTGTTGGCAAGTCTGAAATAGAAAGACTGGTTGAAGAAGCTCCAATTGCAAAAGTAGTGGCTGTTATTTTAAGGTATGCGGTTGAAGGAAAAGCATCTGATATTCACATTGAACCAACGAAAGACAAGCTTAGAATTCGTTTTCGATTACTTGGTTTACTTCATTCTTCTATTTTTTTACCTAAAAGGGTTCATCAAGCAGTAGTAGCAAGAATTAAGGTTTTATCTAATTTAAAAATTGATGAATCAAGGATGCCTCAAGATGGAAGCTTTTCAGCAAGAGTAGAGGGTCAGAGTATTGATTTTAGGGTTGCAACTTTTCCAACAACCTTAGGTGAAAAAGTGGCAATAAGGGTGTTGAATCCTTTAATTGGTTTGAAAAAATTTGAACAATTAGGATTATCTGAAAGAGATAGAAAAACAGTAGAAAAAATGGTACAAAGGCCTTATGGGCTGATTTTAGCAACCGGGCCCACTGGTTCTGGCAAGACAACTACCTTATATACAATTTTACAGCTTTTAAATAAGGAAGGAGTAAATATAGTTACATTAGAAGATCCTGTTGAGTATTTTATAGAAGGTGTTAATCAGTCTCAGATCAGACCAGACATTGGTTATAATTTTGCAAAAGGTTTGCGCCACATGCTAAGGCAGGATCCTGATATAATTATGGTTGGAGAAGTAAGAGATTCAGAAACTGCTTCTTTAGCTACCCATGCCGCTTTAACTGGCCATATTGTACTATCAACGCTTCATACTTCTACTGCTTTAGGCGTGATTCCAAGGCTTATTGATTTAGGGGTTCAGCCATTTTTAATTCCTTCAACATTAAGCTTGATTATAGCTCAAAGATTAGTAAGGAAATTGTGCGATGATTGTAAAAAGAAGATAAAGCCTAAAAAACAGATTGAACTTTTGATTTTAAAAGAAATTGAACTTTTTCCAAAAGAAATTAAAAAAGATATTAATACAAGAGACATATTTGTCTGGGAGTCAAAAGCATGTAAGAATTGTAATGATCAGGGATTTTCTGGAAGGATTGGTCTTTTTGAAGTTTTAAAAATGACTGATGAGCTTGGCGAGCTGGTTTTAAAAGGATTTTTTGAGAAACAATTAAAAGAGGAGGCAGAAAAGCAAATAATGACAACTATCAGGCAAGACGGCATATTAAAAGTATTACAAGGCATTACTACTATTGAAGAAGTTTTAAGAGTAACCCAAGAAGAGTAA
- a CDS encoding type II secretion system F family protein gives MKFNYQARTKEGEVRIGIIEAASKESAMTLLQKYDFFVTYLKEADVPFYAKRIEAFGKVSSRDIVLFSRQLSMMFGSEVPLAESLRVLSGQTRNLKLRERIFTLSKEIEGGSPFSKALARYPETFSNFYVAMVKAGEVSGNLSESLTYLADHLEREYELGSKTKGALIYPSMVLLLVFAILFLMVYSIIPQLKTVIEQSAAEIPKVTQSVLATSEFVRKNGLVILSVIFLSFFAIIRYYKTKKGKSFFDRFSLQIPVLGPLIKTLYLTRFAESLATLISGGLLITRSLELSADIVGNEVYKQAIFNVRDEVRKGTPISSVLALSPEIFPPVFVQMTLVGEKTGSLDNSLMSIAKFYQKEVERGITNALAFLEPALIMVLGLVVGGMMLAVLMPLYQVITF, from the coding sequence ATGAAATTTAATTATCAAGCTAGAACAAAAGAAGGAGAGGTTAGGATTGGAATAATAGAAGCTGCTTCTAAGGAATCTGCGATGACTTTACTACAAAAATATGATTTTTTTGTTACTTATCTTAAAGAAGCTGATGTTCCTTTTTATGCAAAAAGAATTGAGGCTTTTGGGAAAGTTTCTTCAAGAGATATTGTTTTGTTCTCCAGACAACTGTCAATGATGTTTGGTTCAGAAGTTCCTTTAGCAGAATCTTTAAGGGTTTTGTCTGGCCAGACAAGGAATTTAAAATTAAGAGAAAGGATTTTTACTTTGTCAAAAGAAATAGAAGGAGGCAGTCCATTTTCTAAAGCCTTGGCGCGTTATCCTGAAACTTTTTCTAATTTCTATGTTGCAATGGTTAAAGCGGGAGAGGTTTCTGGTAATCTTTCAGAATCCTTAACTTATTTAGCCGATCATTTAGAAAGAGAATATGAACTTGGCTCAAAAACCAAGGGAGCGTTAATTTATCCTTCTATGGTTTTATTGCTTGTTTTCGCCATTTTATTTTTAATGGTTTATTCTATTATTCCCCAGCTTAAAACTGTTATAGAACAAAGCGCTGCTGAAATTCCGAAAGTTACTCAATCGGTGCTTGCAACTTCTGAATTTGTAAGGAAAAATGGACTTGTCATATTGTCAGTTATTTTCCTTTCCTTTTTCGCAATTATTAGATATTACAAAACAAAAAAAGGAAAAAGTTTTTTTGACAGATTTTCTCTTCAAATTCCTGTTCTCGGACCACTAATAAAAACACTCTATCTTACCAGGTTTGCTGAAAGTCTTGCTACTTTAATTTCTGGCGGGCTGTTGATTACTAGGTCATTGGAACTTTCTGCTGATATTGTTGGAAATGAAGTTTATAAGCAAGCAATATTTAATGTAAGAGATGAGGTAAGAAAGGGAACTCCAATCTCCTCTGTTTTAGCGCTTTCTCCTGAGATTTTCCCTCCGGTTTTTGTTCAAATGACTTTGGTGGGTGAAAAAACAGGGAGTTTAGATAACAGTTTAATGAGTATTGCAAAGTTCTATCAAAAAGAAGTTGAAAGAGGTATTACTAATGCCTTAGCATTTTTAGAGCCAGCATTGATTATGGTATTAGGTCTTGTTGTTGGCGGTATGATGCTTGCAGTTTTAATGCCTCTTTATCAAGTAATTACTTTTTAA
- a CDS encoding type IV pilus twitching motility protein PilT, translating to MANYKNRISKLFDLTIKEQASDLHLSVEHPPVLRISGSLVPLLKEAKLMSADTEGFAFSLMSEFQKEKFLKEKEIDFSYNFEDRARFRANVFFQKGNISCALRLIPAKIRTVEELNLPPVLHEFTKATQGFVVICGPSSQGKSTTLAALVDEINHIRADHVVTIEDPIEYIFTADKAIIDQREVGQDTMSFARALRSTFRQDPNVIMVGEMRDSETIATAITAAETGHLVFATLHTNSASQTIHRIVDSFPPQQQNQVRAQLSGSLLGVVSQRLIPRIKGGLIPACEVMLATPAIANLIRENKIHEIPMVVETGLERGMIALNRSLADLVKRKEVSLENALNYSLSPSELRMLTR from the coding sequence ATGGCAAATTATAAAAATAGGATTAGCAAACTTTTTGATTTAACAATTAAGGAGCAGGCTTCAGACCTGCACTTATCTGTTGAGCATCCTCCTGTTTTAAGAATTTCAGGAAGTCTTGTTCCTTTGCTTAAAGAGGCAAAACTTATGTCTGCTGATACCGAAGGTTTTGCTTTTTCTTTAATGAGTGAGTTTCAAAAAGAAAAATTCTTAAAAGAAAAAGAAATTGACTTTTCATATAATTTCGAAGATAGGGCTCGTTTTAGAGCGAATGTTTTTTTTCAAAAGGGAAATATCTCTTGTGCCTTAAGGCTAATTCCAGCCAAAATAAGGACAGTTGAAGAATTAAATCTTCCTCCTGTTTTGCACGAATTTACAAAAGCAACCCAAGGATTTGTTGTAATATGTGGACCGTCTTCACAGGGCAAATCAACAACCTTAGCAGCTTTAGTTGATGAGATTAATCATATTAGGGCTGACCACGTTGTAACTATTGAAGATCCTATTGAATATATTTTTACTGCTGACAAGGCTATTATTGACCAAAGAGAAGTTGGCCAGGATACAATGAGTTTTGCCAGAGCGCTTCGTTCTACTTTCCGTCAGGATCCTAATGTAATTATGGTGGGAGAAATGAGAGATTCAGAAACAATAGCCACAGCTATTACTGCTGCTGAAACAGGGCATTTGGTTTTTGCAACTCTTCACACAAATTCTGCTTCTCAAACAATCCATAGAATTGTTGATTCTTTTCCTCCCCAACAGCAAAATCAGGTTAGGGCTCAATTATCAGGTTCTTTATTAGGAGTAGTTTCCCAAAGATTAATTCCCAGGATTAAAGGAGGATTAATACCGGCCTGTGAAGTAATGCTTGCAACTCCTGCCATTGCTAATTTAATAAGAGAGAATAAGATTCATGAAATTCCAATGGTTGTTGAGACAGGCCTTGAAAGAGGAATGATAGCTTTAAACCGTTCTTTAGCTGATTTGGTAAAAAGAAAAGAGGTATCACTGGAAAATGCGCTTAATTATTCTCTTTCGCCAAGCGAGTTGAGAATGCTTACTAGATAG